The sequence AGGCCTGCTGCAGCGAGCCGACCATCTTGCCGATGTTGGCGTCCGCACCATTGTCCTCGATGAACTGCGAGACCGGGTGGAAGAAGCTACGCAGGTTGCGGCCCATGCGGTCGGGCAGCTTGCGACCGACGAGGTCCAGCGCCTGGATGCCGTTGGTGCCTTCGTAGATCTGGGCAATGCGGGCATCGCGGGCGAACTGCTCGACGCCGCTTTCCTGGATGTAGCCGTGACCGCCGTAGACCTGCACCGCCAGGTGGGCGCTTTCGTGGCCGAGATCGGTGAAGAGGGCCTTCACCACCGGCGTCATCAGGGCGACGAAGTCCTTGGCGCGTTCGCGGGCCTCGGGTTCCTTCGCGGCATGTTCGGCGTCCAGCGCGCGGCTGACCCAGGCGGAAACCGCGCGGGAGCCTTCATTGTAGGCCCGCATGGTCATCAGCATGCGGCGCACGTCGGGGTGGACAATGATCGGGTCGGCGGGGCCGTCCGGGTTCTTCACGCCTGACAGCGAGCGGCCCTGCAGGCGATCCTTGGCGTACCAGACAGCCGACTGGTAGGCGATTTCGCCGACGCCAAGGCCCTGGATGCCGACCGCGACGCGTTCGGTGTTCATCATGGCGAACATGGCTTCCAGGCCGCGGTGTGGCTTGCCGACCAGCCAGCCCTTCGAATTCTCGAAGGACATCTGGCAAGTGGCCGAAGCCTTCAGGCCCATCTTGTGCTCGATGGCGGTGGGGCCGGCACCATTGTGGTTGCCCAGCGACCCGTCCTCGTTCGGCAGGTACTTCGGCACCAGGAACAGCGAGATGCCCTTCACGCCCGGAGGGGCATCGGGCAGGCGCGCCAGCACCAGGTGGACGATGTTGTCGGTCAGGTCGTGGTCGCCGGCGGAGATGAAGATCTTGTTGCCGGTGACGAGGTAGCTGCCGTCGTCCTGCGGTTCCGCCTTGGTGCGCAGCATGCCGAGGTCGGTGCCGCAATGCGGCTCGGTCAGGCACATGGTGCCCGACCATTCGCCGTTGGCCATCTTCGGCATGTAGAAGTTCTTCAGGTCCTCGCTGCCGTAGGCCTCCAGCGCGACCATCGCGCCGTTGGTGAGGCCTGGGTAGAGACCGAAGCTGAGGTTGGTGGAGCAGGTCATCTCTTCCACCATCTTGCCCAGCGAGTGCGGGGCGCCCTGGCCACCCCACTTGGGATCGACGCCAAGGCCGGCCCAGCCGCCTTCGCAGAAGGCCTTGTAGGCTTCCTGGAACCCCTTGGGCGTGCGGACCACGCCGTTTTCGATGTGGCAGCCTTCCTGGTCACCAGGCCAGTTGAGCGGCAGCAGCACGTCGCGGCACAGCTTGTTGGCTTCCTCGAGGATGGCCGAACGCATGTCCGGATCGTCGAAATCCTCGAACCCTTCGAGGTCGCCGAAACCGTCGTCGGTGTGCAGCTCTTCGAGAACGAAGCGCATGTCGCGGATGGGGGCTTCATAGACTTGCATGTCGGTGCTCTCCCTAGATCAGTTACGAAGCGGCTTGCCGGTTTCGAGCATGTGCTCGACACGGGCCTGCGACTTCGGGTTG is a genomic window of Aurantiacibacter sp. MUD11 containing:
- a CDS encoding acyl-CoA dehydrogenase C-terminal domain-containing protein; protein product: MQVYEAPIRDMRFVLEELHTDDGFGDLEGFEDFDDPDMRSAILEEANKLCRDVLLPLNWPGDQEGCHIENGVVRTPKGFQEAYKAFCEGGWAGLGVDPKWGGQGAPHSLGKMVEEMTCSTNLSFGLYPGLTNGAMVALEAYGSEDLKNFYMPKMANGEWSGTMCLTEPHCGTDLGMLRTKAEPQDDGSYLVTGNKIFISAGDHDLTDNIVHLVLARLPDAPPGVKGISLFLVPKYLPNEDGSLGNHNGAGPTAIEHKMGLKASATCQMSFENSKGWLVGKPHRGLEAMFAMMNTERVAVGIQGLGVGEIAYQSAVWYAKDRLQGRSLSGVKNPDGPADPIIVHPDVRRMLMTMRAYNEGSRAVSAWVSRALDAEHAAKEPEARERAKDFVALMTPVVKALFTDLGHESAHLAVQVYGGHGYIQESGVEQFARDARIAQIYEGTNGIQALDLVGRKLPDRMGRNLRSFFHPVSQFIEDNGADANIGKMVGSLQQAFGALQLSTGHIARKGLKDPEEAAAAATDYLKLLGFVAMGYCFAKAAKVAHAALEAGTEEKAFYEAKIVTARFFFDRLLPPVMAQMMAITSGKASMMDMPEDAF